From the Martelella mediterranea DSM 17316 genome, one window contains:
- a CDS encoding serine hydrolase domain-containing protein produces the protein MSETGFDKAFAALEQSVANGRIPGGVLGLVDRDGNRLTRAVGRAAILPEERPMTIDTWFDLASLTKVIFTTSRILARAEAGDIDLDAPLTAVIPDFRQYDPNCWERQVTFRQCLGHQTPFPAVEPIYTYGGDPDRLRAFVLQREWKRVETPVYSDINYILLGIALERLSRKTIRDLDPGPGFAWSADPTETAATERCTWRGRVMAGEVHDENCHALQGSGHAGLFGQVDAVLDFARDLLERDSNGDATVSLMREPLSERRTHGWERPYENWHGGALCSPATIGHTGFTGTSLCVDFERGHAWTLLTNRVHPSRHFDSGIMALRRAVSDFMNGAD, from the coding sequence ATGAGCGAGACCGGTTTCGACAAGGCGTTTGCAGCACTTGAGCAATCCGTTGCCAACGGGCGTATTCCCGGCGGCGTGCTGGGCCTCGTAGACCGCGACGGCAACCGGCTGACGCGCGCCGTCGGCAGGGCCGCGATCTTGCCGGAAGAGCGCCCGATGACGATCGACACATGGTTCGATCTCGCCTCGCTCACCAAGGTGATCTTCACCACGTCGCGCATTCTGGCGCGCGCAGAAGCCGGAGACATCGACCTCGATGCGCCTCTGACCGCCGTTATTCCTGATTTCCGGCAATATGATCCCAACTGCTGGGAGCGGCAGGTGACCTTCCGCCAGTGCCTCGGACACCAGACGCCTTTCCCCGCGGTCGAACCGATCTACACCTATGGCGGCGATCCCGACCGGCTGAGGGCCTTCGTGCTGCAGCGGGAATGGAAGCGGGTGGAGACGCCGGTCTATTCCGACATCAACTACATCCTGCTCGGCATCGCGCTGGAGCGGCTTTCCAGAAAGACGATCCGTGATCTTGATCCCGGTCCGGGTTTCGCCTGGTCCGCTGATCCTACGGAAACGGCCGCCACAGAGCGCTGCACATGGCGCGGCCGGGTGATGGCGGGCGAGGTGCATGACGAGAATTGCCACGCCCTTCAGGGCTCCGGCCATGCCGGGCTGTTCGGGCAGGTCGACGCCGTTCTGGATTTCGCCCGCGATCTGCTGGAGCGCGACAGCAACGGAGACGCGACGGTCAGCCTGATGCGGGAGCCATTGTCCGAACGCCGCACCCATGGTTGGGAACGCCCTTATGAGAACTGGCACGGCGGCGCGCTGTGCTCACCCGCGACCATCGGCCACACCGGCTTCACCGGCACCTCGCTGTGCGTGGATTTCGAGCGCGGCCATGCCTGGACGCTGCTCACCAACCGCGTTCACCCCAGCCGCCATTTCGACAGCGGCATCATGGCGCTGCGTCGCGCCGTCAGCGATTTCATGAACGGAGCGGACTAA